In the Euphorbia lathyris chromosome 5, ddEupLath1.1, whole genome shotgun sequence genome, one interval contains:
- the LOC136229027 gene encoding uncharacterized protein — translation MSNEPKKDNVNDVDSKEWQQAIVGEMKRLGAIVADLYSEEKKVKLVVSELTEYAAVWWDQLKRTRKRDGDEPIRTWGELKKVMKKRFVPAHYYKELLKELQSMSQGNQSVEDYHKQLEMALIRADIQEDEEATMVRFLMGMKREIRNPLELQTYFHMDEMLHKAIKIERQLQEVEKGRSKFKGTTSTPWKSDPRGNFKTKSEFSSKSDQTPQVDSKAFGKLQIGGTTPKYKTTEKPTRTREIVCFKCQGRGHYARECSNQKAMVMKHGELISESESEHESDDMPTLEDCSDIEEVDSKGGHGVNLVTRRTLKMGVSGDIEQREHIFHAHCNILGKTCLLIIDGGSCCNVVSNVLASRLGISTIPHPNPYRLQWLNDSNELKVTKQVLLNFSIGSFSDEVLCDVVPMQACHVLLGRPWQFDRSEFKDLFPEEMPNKLPPIRGIEHQIDFVPGAQIPNRPAYRSNPEETKELQRQVEELMAKGLIRESMSPCAVPVILVPKKDGTWRMCIDSQGVSVDIEKVKAIQEWPTPNSVTEVRSFHGLASFYRRFVKNFSTIAAPLTEVIKKNVGFKWGKAQEDAFEMLKARLTSAPVLALPNFDKSFEIECDASGVGIGAVLMQEGRPIAFFSEKLSGATLNYPTYDKELYALVRALQMWQHYLWPKEFVIHTDHESLKHLKGQQKLNRRHAKWVEFIETFPYVIKYKQGKENVVADALSRRHEGYLFRDNRLCMPKCSHREFLVREAHGGGLMGHFGVAKTLDMISEHFFWPHMKRDVERICASCINCKKAKSRVMPHGLYTPLPVPNEPWTAISMDFVMALPRSKRGNDSIFVVVDRFSKMAHFIPCHKTDDAINIANLFFREVVRLHGMPKSIVSDRDPKFLSYFWKTLWNKLGTKLLFSTSCHPQTDGQTEVVNRTLGQLLRAVIQKNLKSWEECLPFIEFAYNRAIHSSTNFSPFEIVYGFNPLTPLDLIPLPVVWLHMRKERFPAQRKSKLHPRGDGPFQVVARIGDNAYKLDLPGDEDLRTNPFQERGNDVISKAQEHGTKELGVKEPNRSGKLVDLVIISFS, via the exons atgTCTAACGAACCTAAAAAGGACAACGTTAACGATGTTGATTCTAAAGAATGGCAACAAGCTATTGTAGGTGAGATGAAGAGGTTAGGGGCTATTGTGGCTGATttg tattccgaggagaagaaggtgaaacttgtagtatccgaactaactgaatatgcggctgtttggtgggaccaattaaagcgcacaagaaaaagagatggtgatgaacccataagaacatggggtgaattgaagaaggtcatgaaaaagagatttgtgccggctcactattataaggagttgttgaaagaactccaatccatgtctcaaggtaaccaatctgttgaagattatcacaaacaattggagatggcactaatccgagctgatatacaagaagatgaggaagctaccatggttagatttctcatgggaatgaagagggagattcgcaaccctcttgagctacaaacttatttccacatggacgagatgctccataaagcgataaaaattgagagacaacttcaagaggttgagaaagggagatcaaagttcaaaggcactacttccactccatggaagtcagatccaagaggtaatttcaaaactaaatctGAATTTAGCTCTAAAAGTGACCAAACGCCTCAGGTTGATTCAAAAGCATTTGGGAAGTTGCAAATTGGTGGAACTACTCCAAAATACAAAACTACTGAAAAACCCACAAGAACTCGTGAAATTGTGTGTTTTAAGTGCCAAGGGAGAGGGCACTATGCAAGAGAGTGTTCGAATCAAAAGGCGATGGTTATGAAGCATGGTGAGTTAATATCCGAAAGTGAGTCCGAACATGAATCAGATGATATGCCCACCTTAGAAGATTGTAGTGATATAGAAGAGGTGGATAGTAAAGGAGGACATGGAGTTAACTTAGTCACTCGTAGAACATTGAAGATGGGAGTGAGTGGTGACATTGAGCAACGAGAGCACATCTTTCATGCTCATTGCAACATACTTGGAAAAACATGCTTACTAATTATTGATGGAGGAAGTTGTTGCAACGTGGTAAGCAATGTGTTAGCAAGCCGATTAGGGATATCAACAATTCCACATCCCAATCCTTATCGGTTACAATGGTTGAATGATAGTAACGAACTCAAAGTTACTAAACAGGTacttctgaacttttctattggttctttttctgatgaggtattatgtgatgtagtacctatgcaagcatgtcatgtgttattggggaggccttggcaattcgatcgatca GAATTCAAGGATTTATTCCCCGAAGAGATGCCTAATAAGTTACCCCCGATTCGAGGAATTGAGCATCAAATTGACTTTGTTCCCGGAGCACAAATTCCAAATCGACCAGCCTATAGAAGTAACCCTGAGGAGACAAAAGAACTACAAAGGCAAGTCGAGGAACTAATGGCAAAAGGGTTGATTCGTGAATCTATGAGTCCGTGTGCTGTACCAGTCATCCTAGTACCAAAGAAAGATGGAACTTGGCGGATGTGCATCGATT CACAAGGAGTTTCTGTTGATATTGAAAAGGTGAAAGCCATTCAAGAGTGGCCAACGCCAAATTCAGTTACCGAGGTGAGGAGCTTTCATGGCTTGGCGAGTTTCTATAGGAGGTTTGTGAAGAACTTCAGTACCATTGCCGCACCACTAACCGaggtaataaaaaagaatgttgGCTTTAAGTGGGGCAAAGCACAAGAGGATGCTTTTGAGATGCTTAAGGCAAGACTAACTTCTGCCCCCGTTTTAGCACTTCCAAACTTTGATAAATCGTTTGAAATTGAGTGTGATGCGTCGGGAGTAGGGATTGGTGCTGTTTTAATGCAAGAGGGTCGACCTATAGCCTTCTTTAGTGAAAAACTTAGTGGTGCAACCTTAAACTATCCCACTTATGATAAAGAACTCTATGCATTAGTTAGGGCTTTGCAAATGTGGCAACATTATTTATGGCCTAAAGAGTTTGTGATCCACACCGATCATGAATCCTTGAAACATCTTAAGGGTCAACAAAAATTGAACCGAAGACATGCCAAGTGGGTGgaatttatagagacgtttccttatgtgattaagtataagcaagggaaggaaaacgtagttgctgatgcattaagtagg agACATGAGGGCTACTTATTTAGAGATAATCGATTATGCATGCCTAAATGTTCACATAGAGAATTTCTTGTGAGGGAAGCCCACGGTGGAGGCTTGATGGGGCATTTTGGGGTTGCTAAGACTTTGGACATGATTTCTGAACATTTCTTTTGGCCTCATATGAAACGTGATGTGGAAAGAATATGTGCTAGTTGTATTAATTGTAAGAAAGCTAAGTCTAGAGTTATGCCTCATGGTTTATACACTCCATTACCTGTGCCGAATGAACCTTGGACTGCtatatccatggattttgtgatggctTTACCTAGGTCTAAGAGAGGTAATGATTCCATATTTGTGGTTGTAGATCGCTTTTCTAAGATGGCACATTTCATACCATGCCATAAAACTGATGATGCTATTAATATTGCTAACTTGTTCTTTAGAGAGGTTGTTCGTCTGCATGGGATGCCAAAGAGTATAGTTAGTGATAGAGATCCTAAGTTTTTAAGCTATTTTTGGAAGACTTTGTGGAATAAATTGGGGACTAAACTGTTGTTTTCTACTTCTTGTCACCCTCAAACTGATGGTCAAACCGAAGTAGTAAATAGAACTTTAGGACAACTTCTTAGGGCAGTTATTCAAAAGAATCTTAAGTCATGGGAAGAATGCCTACCATTTATTGAGTTCGCTTATAATAGGGCTATACATTCATCTACTAACTTCTCaccatttgaaattgtttatggttttaatcctttgacaccattagacttgatccctttgcctgt GGTGTGGTTGCATATGCGCAAGGAAAGGTTCCCCGCTCAGAGAAAATCAAAGCTACATCCTAGAGGCGATGGTCCATTTCAAGTAGTCGCACGAATTGGGGATAATGCCTACAAGCTCGACTTGCCAG GAGATGAAGATTTGAGGACAAATCCTTTTCAAGAGAGAGGgaatgatgtgatatcaaaagcacaagagcatggaacaaaggagcttggagttaaggagccta atagatcgggaaaacttgttgatttggttattatctctttttcataa